The following proteins are encoded in a genomic region of Gossypium hirsutum isolate 1008001.06 chromosome D05, Gossypium_hirsutum_v2.1, whole genome shotgun sequence:
- the LOC107905417 gene encoding deoxyuridine 5'-triphosphate nucleotidohydrolase: MAGTLGAISSWVPKIPALFLYNNNRCASRSLVFKPVCWNRPSVFSTFPRSLLTMAQADQISNSPEIKEPSPKVPKLGQNGVHEVTHGPASLLKVKKLSEKAVLPSRGSPLAAGYDLSSATDTKVPARGKALIPTDLSIAIPEGTYGRVAPRSGLAWKHSIDVGAGVIDADYRGPLGVILFNHSDVDFEVKVGDRIAQLIIEKIMTPDVLEVDDLDSTTRGAGGFGSTGV; encoded by the exons ATGGCGGGAACACTTGGCGCCATCAGTTCGTGGGTACCCAAAATCCCGGCTTTATTCTTATATAACAATAATCGCTGTGCTTCACGATCCTTAGTCTTCAAACCAGTCTGTTGGAATCGTCCCTCTGTTTTCTCTACCTTTCCAAGATCTCTTCTCACGATGGCCCAAGCAGATCAGATTAGCAACAGCCCTGAAATCAAAGAGCCATCCCCGAAAGTCCCAAAACTCGGTCAAAATGGAGTACATGAAGTTACCCATGGTCCAGCCTCCCTCTTGAAAGTCAAAAAGCTTTCTGAAAAAGCCGTGTTGCCGTCAAGAGGCTCTCCTCTCGCCGCTGGCTACGATCTGTCAAG TGCAACGGATACAAAGGTGCCAGCCAGAGGAAAAGCGTTGATTCCCACTGATCTAAGCATTGCTATCCCTGAAGGAACATATGGTCGCGTTG CGCCAAGGTCTGGTTTGGCTTGGAAGCATTCCATCGACGTAGGTGCTGGAGTGATAGATGCTGATTACAGGGGACCCCTGGGGGTGATTTTGTTCAACCATTCTGATGTTGATTTTGAAGTGAAAGTGGGTGACAGGATTGCCCAGTTGATCATTGAGAAGATCATGACACCTGATGTTTTGGAAGTTGATGATCTGGATTCTACTACTAGAGGTGCTGGGGGATTTGGATCTACTGGCGTTTAA
- the LOC107905416 gene encoding uncharacterized protein codes for MKEQDSPTTPPIPITSQQLATPSVVKKDSSVTAGFLGKSGYKFWVLAAILLLAFWSMFTGSVSLKWSSGHLTAFSDDIDFSVYDDLDVLELEEREKVVRKMWDVYTHSASVRLPRFWLEAFEAAYEYLSSDVPGVRDTAMSEIAKLSMRSLNLDSPSLRSKSISVGKENSNRKEISASRRSL; via the exons ATGAAGGAGCAAGATTCACCCACAACACCGCCAATACCAATCACTTCACAGCAACTAGCAACGCCGAGTGTTGTGAAGAAAGATAGCTCCGTAACTGCTGGATTCTTGGGTAAAAGTGGGTACAAATTCTGGGTCTTGGCTGCAATTCTCCTGCTTGCTTTCTGGTCCATGTTTACTGGCTCTGTTTCTCTCAAATGGTCTTCTGGTCATCTTACTGCATTTTCCGATGACATCGATTTCTCTGTCTATGATGATCTTGACGTTCTC GAATTGGAAGAAAGAGAGAAGGTGGTGAGGAAGATGTGGGATGTTTATACGCACAGCGCAAGCGTTCGATTGCCGAGGTTTTGGCTTGAAGCATTCGAGGCTGCTTATGAATATCTATCGAGTGATGTTCCTGGAGTTCGAGATACAGCTATGTCTGAGATTGCTAAATTATCTATGCGCTCCCTAAATCTTGATTCGCCCTCTCTTCGATCAAAG AGCATCAGTGTAGGGAAAGAGAATTCTAACAGAAAGGAGATATCTGCAAGCAGGAGGAGCTTATAA